A stretch of Verrucomicrobiia bacterium DNA encodes these proteins:
- the thiD gene encoding bifunctional hydroxymethylpyrimidine kinase/phosphomethylpyrimidine kinase: MKKFPIALTIAGSDSGGGAGLQADLKTFASFKVFGTSVVTAVTAQNTREVLDSCPMYPEEVESQLEAIFDDFKVAAVKTGMLADADIVSVVARKLKSERIRNLVVDPVLVSKSGARLLTVEGAEVMVKKLFPLAALITPNLPEAETLSGMKIKSEEDYRKAAQKLLGFGPHAVVIKGGHRGGDANDFFFDGKKSFWLKARRAKAKAVHGSGCIFSAAICANLARGRPLFASVSAAKGFMNRLLASPLKPGRGHWAADPLLQSR; this comes from the coding sequence GTGAAAAAATTCCCCATCGCTTTAACCATCGCCGGCTCCGATTCCGGCGGCGGGGCCGGCCTTCAGGCCGATTTGAAAACCTTCGCGTCCTTCAAGGTTTTCGGCACCTCGGTTGTCACCGCTGTCACCGCCCAGAACACCCGCGAGGTTCTGGATTCCTGCCCGATGTATCCGGAGGAGGTGGAAAGCCAGCTGGAGGCGATTTTTGACGATTTCAAAGTGGCGGCGGTCAAAACCGGGATGCTGGCGGATGCCGACATCGTTTCCGTGGTGGCCCGCAAGTTGAAATCGGAGCGGATTCGCAATCTGGTCGTCGACCCGGTGCTGGTTTCCAAATCCGGCGCGCGGCTTTTGACCGTCGAAGGGGCGGAGGTGATGGTGAAAAAACTTTTTCCCTTGGCCGCTTTAATCACCCCCAATCTGCCGGAGGCGGAAACGCTTTCCGGGATGAAAATCAAGAGCGAAGAAGATTACCGCAAAGCGGCCCAAAAACTTCTTGGCTTCGGCCCGCACGCCGTGGTGATAAAAGGGGGGCATCGCGGCGGCGACGCCAACGATTTTTTCTTTGACGGCAAAAAAAGCTTCTGGCTGAAAGCCCGCCGGGCCAAGGCCAAAGCGGTGCATGGCTCCGGGTGCATTTTTTCAGCCGCCATTTGCGCCAACCTGGCACGGGGCAGGCCGCTTTTCGCCTCCGTATCCGCCGCCAAGGGTTTTATGAACCGGCTTTTGGCCTCTCCCCTAAAACCGGGGCGCGGGCATTGGGCCGCCGACCCGCTTTTGCAAAGCCGCTAA